The Acetivibrio saccincola genome window below encodes:
- a CDS encoding sigma-70 family RNA polymerase sigma factor, with translation MLFITAAINYTAETATRIVEKIKKGDKQLKEQFIKDYIPFILNIVSGFCSYKTSDLKSSDEYSIGLIAFDEAIERFDIGRSKNFLKFAEMVIKRRMIDYYRKTSSIDKKEIPFSYFYRESEKELEGKLNMYDIGQESDRYELIWELKDFSKKLESFGLSITKLPDYVPKHKASKQMCVDIAKKIIENEDILNKLKTKKYIQMKKLSKLIDVHPKTVERNRAFIICLCILLESDYKNFKGYLNKVF, from the coding sequence ATGTTATTTATTACAGCTGCTATAAATTATACTGCTGAAACGGCAACCAGGATTGTTGAAAAAATTAAAAAGGGAGACAAACAATTAAAAGAACAGTTTATAAAGGACTACATTCCCTTTATATTAAACATTGTTTCTGGTTTTTGTTCTTATAAAACATCTGATTTAAAAAGCAGTGATGAGTATAGTATAGGGCTAATAGCCTTTGATGAAGCTATTGAGAGATTTGATATTGGCAGAAGCAAAAATTTTCTTAAATTTGCAGAAATGGTGATAAAAAGGAGAATGATAGATTATTACAGGAAAACATCGTCTATTGACAAAAAAGAAATTCCGTTTTCGTATTTTTATAGGGAAAGCGAGAAGGAACTTGAGGGAAAATTAAATATGTATGATATTGGACAGGAATCAGACAGATATGAGCTTATTTGGGAGTTAAAAGATTTTTCAAAAAAATTAGAAAGTTTTGGATTGAGTATTACAAAACTGCCGGACTATGTACCAAAGCATAAAGCTTCAAAACAAATGTGTGTGGACATTGCTAAAAAAATAATTGAGAATGAGGATATTTTAAACAAACTAAAAACTAAAAAGTACATACAGATGAAGAAACTTTCAAAATTAATTGATGTTCATCCAAAAACCGTGGAGAGAAACAGGGCATTTATCATATGTTTATGTATACTACTTGAAAGTGATTACAAAAACTTTA
- a CDS encoding SOS response-associated peptidase, with translation MCGRYVAFTDNEYEEIQSVIDEVAEKFKTAENIARGEVFPTNIAPVICEESGKVVLTAMKWSYGEYSGRPIINARGETINSKNMFKNSFHKRRCLIPAKAYFEWKKEEGAKKKTKFEISIPQSKIFFMAGIYNVFKDKNGKPYIGYAIITTSPNETTAFVHDRMPVIIEPGMEKLWLRQSDNIETLIDMLKPYTYGSMTMNAVS, from the coding sequence ATGTGTGGAAGATATGTTGCATTTACAGATAATGAATATGAGGAAATACAATCTGTTATAGATGAAGTGGCAGAAAAATTTAAAACAGCGGAAAATATTGCAAGAGGTGAAGTGTTTCCTACAAATATTGCACCGGTGATTTGTGAAGAGAGCGGCAAGGTTGTCCTGACTGCCATGAAATGGAGCTATGGTGAATATTCTGGAAGACCCATTATAAATGCCCGAGGGGAAACAATAAATTCTAAAAACATGTTTAAAAATTCTTTTCACAAAAGGCGATGCCTGATCCCTGCTAAAGCCTATTTTGAATGGAAGAAGGAAGAAGGTGCAAAAAAGAAGACAAAATTTGAAATATCCATACCTCAAAGTAAGATATTCTTTATGGCGGGTATATATAATGTTTTTAAAGACAAAAACGGTAAACCCTACATTGGGTATGCCATAATTACAACATCACCTAATGAAACTACGGCCTTTGTTCATGACAGGATGCCGGTTATTATTGAACCTGGTATGGAAAAGCTGTGGCTAAGGCAGTCTGATAATATAGAAACTTTAATTGATATGTTAAAACCCTACACCTATGGCAGTATGACCATGAATGCGGTAAGTTAG
- a CDS encoding IS66 family transposase: MQKIHDEIQLDENTRKLIFDINKELESKDKELKSKDKELKSKDIEINALKIEIENLKSIILNRNKKIFGKSSEKFSGEQLSLFNEAELYSDLKKEEPEKEEIKYIRNKSSKKNTKKENLSELERVTIHHKLEENERQCDCCSTPMDFIGTTSKEILKYIPAKLYVEEHINYSYACKSCQPEEEKTNIITSKAPNTLLSKSMASNEILSHVMSLKYLYALPLYRQENYFKMLGLSLSRQTLSNWIVRAANEFELIYKIMKKELLKRNYIQADETTLKVLEKNGIVKILYLSNSLQFITTMWLALKLNTAKLLYQKTYRILYRILYASLKLVWFQPGCRFPVASQHCRLSAEPGLNRIIDKKQIKLTLYFYVFTFLNLLDK, encoded by the coding sequence AAGAATTAGAATCGAAAGACAAAGAATTAAAATCGAAAGACAAAGAATTAAAATCGAAAGATATAGAAATTAATGCATTAAAAATCGAAATAGAAAATTTAAAAAGTATAATTTTAAATAGAAATAAAAAGATTTTTGGAAAATCAAGCGAAAAATTTTCTGGTGAGCAATTATCTCTCTTTAATGAAGCTGAACTTTATAGTGACCTCAAGAAAGAAGAGCCAGAAAAAGAAGAGATTAAATATATACGAAACAAGTCTTCTAAAAAGAATACTAAAAAAGAGAACTTATCAGAATTAGAAAGGGTAACAATTCATCACAAACTTGAAGAAAATGAAAGGCAGTGTGATTGCTGCTCTACCCCTATGGATTTTATAGGAACTACTTCTAAAGAAATATTAAAATATATTCCAGCCAAACTATATGTAGAAGAACATATAAACTATAGTTATGCATGTAAATCTTGTCAACCAGAAGAGGAAAAAACAAATATAATTACTTCTAAAGCACCAAATACTTTACTTTCTAAGAGTATGGCCTCAAATGAAATATTAAGTCATGTAATGAGTCTTAAATATCTTTATGCGCTACCTCTATATAGACAGGAAAACTATTTTAAGATGCTTGGATTAAGCTTATCTAGACAAACATTATCAAATTGGATAGTTAGAGCTGCTAATGAATTTGAACTAATTTATAAAATAATGAAAAAAGAGTTACTTAAAAGAAATTACATTCAAGCTGATGAAACTACTTTGAAAGTTTTAGAGAAAAATGGAATTGTAAAAATATTGTATCTATCTAATTCTTTGCAATTTATCACTACCATGTGGTTAGCACTAAAATTAAACACTGCAAAGCTCCTTTATCAAAAAACATATAGAATCTTATATAGGATTTTATACGCTTCCCTGAAACTTGTATGGTTTCAGCCCGGTTGCAGGTTTCCTGTTGCTTCCCAGCATTGCAGGTTATCGGCAGAGCCGGGCCTCAATAGAATTATTGACAAAAAGCAAATTAAATTAACATTGTACTTTTATGTTTTTACTTTTTTAAATTTGCTAGACAAATAA
- the dinB gene encoding DNA polymerase IV: MERVILHSDLNSFYASVECMRNPEIRDKPVAVGGSVEKRHGIILAKNLIAKSYGVKTGEAIWQARQKCPDLIVLPPDYKTYIYFSSEARRIYNCYTDFVEPFGIDECWLDVTGSCKLFGNGKYIADEIRKRIKDELGITSSVGVSYNKIFAKLGSDMKKPDATTVITRDNFKKKVWPLPVSHLLYVGRATAKKLTNIGVHTIGDLANLSLDFLRKFLGKWGETLWIFANGLDTVPVMKTDLHPTIKGIGNSLTTPRDLVNNEDVKLLLYVLSESVSERLRRHNFKGKTVQLYVRDNELNSIDRQAKLNCGSFITEDIASKAYEIFLNNWKWERPIRSIGVRVTDLVTADTYVQLSLLHDEKQKLKKERLEYSIDEIRRRFGHYSVQRALVLTDKALNANPVEENVIFPVSYFK, translated from the coding sequence ATGGAAAGAGTTATACTTCACTCAGACCTCAACAGTTTTTATGCCAGCGTTGAGTGCATGAGAAATCCTGAAATCCGGGATAAACCTGTGGCTGTCGGTGGCTCCGTTGAAAAACGGCATGGAATTATTTTGGCAAAGAATTTAATTGCTAAAAGTTATGGGGTTAAGACGGGGGAAGCCATTTGGCAGGCAAGGCAAAAATGTCCGGATTTAATCGTCTTGCCCCCTGATTATAAGACCTATATTTATTTTAGCAGCGAGGCAAGAAGAATTTACAATTGTTATACGGATTTTGTAGAACCCTTCGGGATAGATGAATGCTGGCTTGATGTTACCGGTTCCTGTAAACTTTTTGGAAACGGTAAGTATATTGCTGATGAAATAAGAAAGCGGATAAAAGATGAACTGGGTATTACTTCCAGTGTCGGAGTGTCCTACAATAAGATTTTTGCAAAGCTTGGAAGTGACATGAAAAAACCCGATGCCACTACTGTCATTACCAGAGATAATTTTAAAAAGAAGGTATGGCCGCTCCCTGTTTCACATTTGCTCTATGTAGGGAGAGCCACGGCAAAAAAGCTTACCAATATAGGGGTACATACTATTGGTGACCTGGCAAACTTGAGTTTGGACTTTCTCAGGAAGTTTTTGGGTAAATGGGGTGAAACCCTATGGATATTTGCCAATGGCCTTGATACGGTACCTGTTATGAAAACCGACCTACATCCTACCATTAAAGGTATAGGCAATAGTTTGACAACGCCAAGGGATTTGGTAAATAACGAAGATGTAAAGCTGCTACTTTATGTGCTCAGCGAAAGTGTATCCGAGCGCCTTAGAAGACATAATTTTAAAGGAAAAACCGTTCAACTTTATGTAAGGGACAATGAACTGAACAGTATTGACAGGCAGGCAAAGTTAAATTGTGGAAGTTTTATTACAGAAGATATTGCAAGCAAAGCTTATGAAATATTTTTAAACAACTGGAAGTGGGAAAGACCCATAAGAAGTATCGGGGTAAGGGTAACAGATCTTGTAACGGCAGATACCTATGTGCAGCTTAGTCTTTTACATGATGAAAAACAAAAACTTAAAAAAGAACGGCTTGAATACAGTATAGATGAAATACGAAGGAGGTTTGGACATTATTCTGTTCAAAGGGCACTGGTACTTACGGATAAAGCCTTAAATGCCAATCCCGTTGAGGAGAATGTAATTTTTCCTGTATCATATTTTAAATAG